The genome window TGACACTTGCGACAAATACAACATCGCAATGGCATTTACAGGCGTTCGCTTATTCCATCATTAAAAAGATTGTATATGAGTGAAATAGATGATATTATCGAAAGCGGAATGGTTTTCCGAGGTTCTTCGAAGCCCAAAACCGATGACGGCAAGGTGAAAACCAAAGCCAAGAAAAAGAAGTATATTACTGGTGCACATGGCTCTGGCAGTGCAAAGCAAAAGGCTAAGTACCGCCAGCAACGTGCCAACCGACACAAGTAAACAAAACAACGAACGTCCTCGTTTGTCCGTCCCTATCAAGGGAATCGGAGAAACGAGGGCGTTTGTTGTTGAGTTTATAACTATTTATTCGTAGCCATCTTCGAAGTCATCACCAGGATATTTCTTTAATAGACTTGCAAAGCGAGGGTTATAATGAGACAACATTGCTGACCGGAAGCCTGTTGCCATCGTACTATCAGAACTGTGTCCCTGCTTTAATTTCTTTAAGGACAAGTCAAGAGTTTCGTCAATAAAGTTATATGCCCACCGATTGTCATAAGCCATTACTGCCTCAAATAGATATTTGTTACGTGGCGGCATACTACATTCACTCTTGTAAATCTCATAGTCACGGATACGTTTCAGCAAAGGGATGAAATCCTCACAAGGCCAAACAGCAACTGCCAACAAAGCATTGTTTACTTCATTATCTTCCCCATAAAAAGATTCATTCCCGTTATCATAATGCGACAAAGCATTCAATAAGATTGCTTTATCTCCTTCTCTGCGAAAGGCTGCCAAAGCCTTAAGTGCCTGATAGGTTCGTTCTTTAAGAGCTATCTCCTTTATTCTTGCATAATAACTTTCCTTTGGAGGCAGTCTCAACAATAGTTTCTTTGTATATTGATACTTGGATAATCCCGCTGTAAAGAGTGCCAAAGAGTCATTACGCAAAGAATCCTCCCTGTTGGTGACGACCTTACCTTTGCACGACTGAATATTACGTAAAAACACACTACCCGTATGCTCTTCCCACCCGACATCGTCTGCACTGACATTAATCATTGTCGTATCTGCATAGTTTGACAACAATATCTGTTCTAAATGTGCATACTTTCTCCTTATTAAGGCGTCTGTGGCAGTGAGACGAACAACAGGAGAATATCGTCTGCCTGTGAACTCATAAAGCTCTTTGTCACTGCACAATGAATCCAGAAGAGGCTGAACAACAGGAAGTGCTATCGCAGCTTTGCATGTTTTGATATAAGCCGTATCAATATGGTCCAACAGACTATCAACGTTCAGATAATACCGCCTGCCTTTAGAAGTTGTCATTTCATAGTATGTTCCACTTCTATTCAACATAAAAAGAACTTTCTCTATCTGCCCCTGACGCTTATCTGCACAAGCAACCAGCAACATACACATTAAAAGGAAAAATAGGATTCTCTTCATACTGACAACTAATACTTTAGAACATCATAACCTCTACCTAAGACTGCAAAGGTAGTAAAACAATTATCAAAAACGTGTCTTTCAAGCCCTTTTCTTCACTTTAATACACTTCAATCAGGACGCATTAAATCACTGAAAAGGGTATCCCTTTCAAATTATTTTCATGAAAAAAAATATTTTTCTTCATGAAAGTAAATATTTATTTTCACGACAAAAAATATTTATTTACGTGAAAATAATTCCGTAATGACTATAAAATAGGTATTTATTTCAGGGCAATACCTGTGTAGATAGTGCCGAATCCTTCCTTTAGAATACGTGCAGAGAAGAAGTCGGAAGCATTGTCATAGGTACAGATAGCGGACTGAAGGATATTAGCAGACGGCACACCGAGTTCTTCTAATTGAAGTTGATTGCAAAGTGGAAGGTCAATATGCCACTTTTCATACATACGTGCGATACGCTCCATTGGGAAACCTGCAGCAGCAAAAGCATCATAGACTTCCTGCCCTACCTCAAAATTCTTTTGGGAAATACAAGGACCTACAACCGCCTTGAGTTCCTTTGGGTCGGTGCCATACAGTTTTGTCATCTTGCGAAGCATATGCTGAACGATACGCTTCACCGTACCACGCCAACCGGCATGGGCTGCACCAATGGCACGATGAACAGGGTCATAAAAAAGAACGGGAACACAATCAGCCGTATGAACACCGATGCAGACGTTACGACAATCGGTAACGACAGCATCCTTTCCTTCTTCCATCTCGTACTGCTCTGCAGCCGATAGTTGGAGAAAATCATCCGTCACGGTCAGACAATGCGTTTCATGTATCTGATGCAGACGGATAATCTTATCAGCCTCAACACCAATCTCAGCGGCTACAGCCTGTAAATTCTCTGCCACAGCAGAAGGTTCATCACCCCGATGAGGGTTGATATTCAGCGTAGCAAGCTGCCCCTTGCTGACACCGCCATGACGGGTAGTGCTAAAACTGACCACCTCGTCGGCAAGATTAAAGTAATGCAGAACTGGCTTAATCATCCGTATATTCAAAATCCTCGAGGTCATCCACCTCATCCAACTCGTCAATACCCACCTCTTCAACATCGTCAATATCAGCATCTTCAGCTGCTAATTCAGCAGCAAAACGTGTCATGTCCTTATCACGATGAACAAGGGTATCTTCAGCTATTATATCCTGTAACTTGTTGCTTTCAGCGTTCAGTTCCTTCCAAAGAACATCCTTCAGTTCGTCAATCCCCTGTCCTGTGACAGCTGAAATGAAGACAACAGGAAGGTCGGTTGGCAACGTCTCACGCAGCATCTCAATGAGTTCCTCGTCCAGCAGGTCGCATTTTGTGACCGCTAAGACACGATGCTTGTCGAGCATTTCCGGATTAAACTGCTGCAACTCATTCAGCAATATCTCATACTCACGCTTGATATCGTCTGTATCACCCGGTACCATAAAGAGCAGAAGGGAGTTACGCTCGATATGACGGAGGAAACGCAGGCCGAGTCCCTTACCTTCGCTGGCCCCCTCGATAATACCAGGAATATCAGCCATAACGAAACTCTGGTTGTCACGATAGCTGACAATGCCCAGCGATGGTTCCATCGTCGTAAAAGGATAGTTGGCAATCTTTGGTTTCGCACTTGAAAGAGAAGACAGCAAAGTAGACTTACCCACATTCGGGAAGCCCACCAGGCCGACATCGGCCAGCAGCTTCAATTCAAGGATAACGGTCATCTCCTGCATCGGCTCACCAGGCTGTGCATAGCGTGGAGCCTGATTGGTTGATGTACGGAACTGGAAGTTGCCCAATCCACCACGTCCACCTTTCAGCAACATCACCGTCTGTCCGTCGTGCATAACATCACAGACATACTTACCAGTCTCGGCATCGTAGACCACCGTACCACAAGGTACGTCGATATAAACATCCTTACCGTCCGTGCCATGACACTTGTCACGCCCGCCATTACCTCCGTGTTCCGCATAGATGTGACGCTGGAACTTCAGGTGCAATAGCGTCCAGTAATTATGGTTACCACGCAGATAAACACTTCCACCCTTACCACCATCGCCGCCATCAGGTCCGCCATTGGGGTTATATTTCACATGACGAAGGTGCATGGAACCTCTACCACCCTTACCGGAGCGGCAGTATATCTTTACATAATCAACAAAATTCGAATCAGCCATAGCAAATAATGGGTGTTAGGGGATGGGGTGAATAATAGTTTATATCAACATAAAAGACCTATCTTTCTTCAAGGTCTAAATAACAAAAAGCTGATAGGTTCTGGGAAGAAAAAGACACATCATGTATCCCTAAACACCCAACACCTATCAGCCAGATATATTAAATAGCGTCAATGACAGACTCAATACGTGCAAAGATTTCTTCTACTGTACCGAGACCTTCCACGTGGTGGTGAATCTTCTCACTCTCATACCAGTCAATCAATGGAGAAGTCTGGTTGTTGTAAACATTGAGACGCTTCTTGATAGTCTCCTCGTTATCATCAGAACGACCGCTCTGCTGACCACGGAGAAGCAGACGCTTCATCAATTCATCCTCTGGTACGAAAAGCTCAATCATAGCTGCTATGCTGTGACCTCGCTCAGCCAACATCTTCTTCAATGCCTCAGCTTGTGGGATAGTACGTGGGAAACCATCGAAGATAACACCCTTGTGTTCCTTGCCAAAGCCGTCGTACACGCTTGCAAGAATATCAATCATCAACTCATCAGGAATGAGCTGCCCATTGTCAATGTATCCTTTTGCAGTCTTTCCAAGTTCCGTACCATTCTTGATTTCATTACGAAGTACGTCCCCTGTAGAGATATGACCGAAGTCATACTTCTCAATCATCTTGTCGCTCTGAGTACCTTTGCCAGCACCTGGCGCACCGAAAATTACAATATTCTTCATTATTCTTGTACTAAAGTATAAATATCTCTCAAGTTGCGACCTTCCTGATCATAGTCGAGTCCATAGCCCACGATAAAATCATTCGGTATCTCAATTGCAGCATATTCTATGTTCAAAGGCACGGTGAGTTTGCCCGGCTTCAACAGCAAGGTTGTGATATGCAGGCCAGCAGGCTCACGTGTTCCGAGCGACTCGAGCATACGCATCATGGTTGCACCCGTATCAACAATGTCTTCAACAATGATAACCTCTCTTCCACGGATATCCTCATTCAGCCCGATAATCTCCTTAATGGTTCCTGTTGAAGTAGTACCCTGATAAGAAGCTAACTTCACAAAGGAAATCTCACACGGTATGTTGATATTCTTCATCAAGTCCGAGGCATACATGAACGAGCCATTCAGCACCGCAAGAAAGAGCGGAGTCTTTCCTTCGAAATCCTTGTTTATGCGGTCTGCGACCAGCTTCACTCTCTCCAGAATCTTGGCTTCAGGAATAGAAATATCAAACGTTTTGTCCTTAATTGTTACTCGACTCATGCTTCTTTATTTATAATTTAGCGCAAAATTACGAAAATAATACCAAACTATCCCATACGATTAGCATTTATTTTGTAAATTTGCCATCGATATGAAGATATTTACAAGTGCCCAGATTCACGAACTGGACAGATACACTATAGAACACGAACCCATCAAGTCGGTTGACCTGATGGAACGTGCAGCAAAAGCCATTACCCGTGCTATCACCGAGGAGTGGACCACGCATACGCCAGTTGTTGTCTTTGCCGGACCCGGCAACAATGGCGGTGACGCCCTTGCCGTGGCACGTCTGCTGATAAACGAAGGCTATAAGGTAAGTACCTTCCTCTTCAACATCACCAATCATCTCTCTGATGACTGCGTGACGAACCGTCAGCGACTGCTTGAAGGAAAGCACGCAAAGGACTTCACGGAGATTACTGCTAAGTTTGACCCACCCGAACTGACTGCTGACACACTGGTCATTGACGGGCTTTTTGGCTCTGGACTCAACAAGCCATTGGCCGGCGGCTTTGCTTCATTAGTGAAGTATATCAATCAAAGTCCGGCAAAGGTTGTGAGTATTGATGTCCCATCTGGTCTGATGGCTGAGGATAACACGTATAACGTACGTGCTAATATTATCCATGCAACGCTCACACTGACACTCCACGAGAAAAAGCTCTCTTTCCTCTTCAGCGATGCACAGCAGTTCATAGGTAGAGTTAAGGTGCTGGATATTCGCCTGAGTCAGGAGTATATTCAGAAAACCGAGGCACAATATTACGTATTGGAAGAGAGTGACATCCGCTCACGTCTGCTTCATCGGGACGACTTCGCACACAAAGGAGACATGGGAAATGCCCTTGTCATTGCCGGCAGTTACGGCATGTCGGGAGCTGCTATCCTTACAACACGTGCCTGTTTGCGCAGCGGTGTGGGTAAGGTAACAGTGCATACACCGAAGAAGAACTATGACATCATGCAGGTTTCCGTACCAGAAGCTATCCTACAGATGGACCATGAGGAGACTGCTTTCACTGAAGCAGTTGATACTGACGACTTCGATGCACTGGCTATAGGTCCGGGACTGGGCAGACAAGAGCCAACAGCGATTGCAATGATTGCCCAGATAAGACGTGCACAATGCCCTATCATTGCCGATGCTGATGCCTTGAACATTCTTGCAAGCCATCGTGCGTGGATGCAGCAACTGCCAAAGGGCATCATAATGACACCTCACGCTAAGGAGCTCGACCGCCTTACAGGTTCACCTGCCAATGCCGACTTCGAACGTCTGCACCGAACAAGGGAACTGGCAAGGTCATTGCAGGCTTATATCATCCTAAAGGGGCATAACAGCGCACTCTGTCTGCCAAACGGAAATGTTATCTTCAACTCTACAGGCAACAGCGGTATGGCGACAGCTGGTAGTGGCGATGTACTCACAGGTATCATCACAGCATTGCTTGCACGCGGCTACCACCAGCAGAACGCATGTATGGCAGGCATGTATCTCCACGGTCTTGCAGGCGATTTAGCAGCAAAAGACCTTGGCAAGGAAAGCCTTGTTGCAGGAGACATCATCAACTATCTCCCTAAAGCCTTCATGCTTCTGGACGACTAAAACGGACACAAACGGTTCTTTTTAGAGAGTAGTAACATCAAAATTAATATAACTCCATGTTCCTCAAATACGTAAAGAAACCCCTCAAATGACAATAGAGGTCATAGAAGAAATAGGCTATAGCCTCATATTGGTAACACAAACATGGAAAATAGTATATAATGAATTATATTTCCACGAATTGAGGAAGTATCAAAAGTCTGTAACAAATATCATTTATAGTATTTGAAATAATAAATGTTATTTTAAAGTTAGGGGTAATTCAAAATTTGCAAACAAACATAAGAATACAAGATTCGAACTACAGTTTAAAATTATTTGGAGTACATCCCCCAACTCAAATTGGAAAGTTTATATTCACAGAAAAGATACACGTAGCTATGTCAGATGGTATGCAAGAGAAATACATTTTGACTTATTTGACATAGACTTACAAGAAAAAACTGGCAGCGATGGAAACATCTTACAATATCCAGTTGCTCATGAGTTTGGTCATACAATAGGGCTTGTCAAATTCAGTCGTCCTCTTCTTTCTTTTAATCCCAATTATCCATGGGAAACTCTGCATGCTGATGAATATAAAACAAATTCGTCAAAAGAAAATAAGTTCCGTCTTCCATTTATAAATGACAGACGAAGCATTATGAATATAGGCAATGAGCTACGAGAACGCCATATGGATTATATCCTCCAAGAATTAAACACTCTACTACTTGGTACAGAATTTTATATCAGCACTTTACTAAAATAAACATATGAAAAAACTTTATTCTCTTCTTATAGTATTATGCCTTATGGGCTGCTCTAATCAAAATAAAGAACAAAAAAAAGTTCCCAAAAGCTATCTACCTTCAGAACTTGATTCCATGTATAGTTTTTATGATAAAAGCCAATTTATCATCACAGAGCAACATAATGAATTTACGGAGCCCGTTGCAAAACTATTTTCAAAAGAGGAGCGTAAGAAGAGAAAACATAAAGTCTGGGAATACACTTGGAAGATATCAGCTGACAGCATGCTAACTGTATGGTATATAAAAAAAGGGGAGAAACTATACCCCATACAACACTATTACTATCCTTCTGATGCTTATTTTTAACAAAGTATCATTTCATGATATGATATAAACATATCATAAATGTCCATTTAGAACAAATGAAACACTCTGAAAACCCTTTAACAACGGCAAATGTTCTGGATATTCAAATAGAACTTCTTAGTTTTTCTGAATAAGCCAATATCTTTCAATCTATATATAAATGAAGCGGCAGCTCTCCAAAGGAAAGCTGCCGCTGACGTTTTATCTGGTCAAGCCGACCTCAACAAATGATTAGTCGAGGTTAGCAAGCTTGTTCTCAGAACCAAGAACGTCTGTGATCTTGTGCTTGTAAAGATCCTCCATGTACTCACGAGCCTTACCACAGTACTGACGTGGATCGAAGTACTCTGGGTGCTCATCGAATGTCTGGCGAACACCTGCGGTGAATGCAAGACGAGAGTCAGAGTCGATGTTAATTTTACAAACAGCACTCTTAGCTGCCTTACGAAGCTGCTCCTCTGGGATACCAACAGCGTTTGGCATCTTACCACCATGCTCGTTGATGATGTCAACATACTCCTGAGGAACTGAAGAAGAACCGTGGAGAACGATTGGGAAGCCTGGGAGCTGCTTCTCGATAGCTGCAAGAACATCGAATGCCAATGGAGGAGGAACAAGACGACCAGTCTTTGGGTCACGTGTACACTGCTCTGGAGTGAACTTGTAAGCACCGTGAGAAGTACCGATAGAGATAGCCAATGAGTCGCAACCTGTACGAGTAGCGAAATCAACAACCTCCTCTGGCTTTGTATAGTGAGAAACCTCAGCTACAACGTCATCCTCAACACCAGCAAGTACACCAAGCTCAGCCTCAACAGTTACGTCGAACTGATGAGCATACTCAACAACCTTCTTTGTGAGTGCGATATTCTCCTCGTAAGGAAGAGCAGAACCGTCAATCATTACAGAAGAGAAACCGAAGTCTACACAGCTCTTGCAAGTCTCGAAGCTGTCACCGTGGTCAAGGTGAAGTGCAATCTCAGGATGGTTGCAACCCAACTCCTTTGCATACTCTACTGCACCCTCTGCGAGGTAACGGAGAAGAGTCTGGTTAGCATACTTGCGTGCACCCTTAGATACCTGAAGGATAACAGGTGACTTCAAATCAGAAGAAGCCTTGATGATAGCCTGAAGCTGCTCGAGGTTATTGAAGTTGAATGCTGGGATAGCGTAACCGCCGTCAATTGCTCTCTTGAACATATCGCGTGTGTTCACGAGACCTAATTTCTTGTAATCTACTGCCATAATTTCTATTATGTTTTAAAATTAATAAATCAATACCTATTTACATCTGCAAATGTACGGTTTTATTTTCTGATAGCCAAAACATGATACACATTTAATGACCACAAAGTGTTAAAATCCGTAATAACCAGCAATAGCATTCAAGAAACAGGAATGTAATCCTTGGAGGAATTGAGCCGATAGGACTAAGTGAGCTTATTAGGCTAATTAGCCAAATAAGCCCTACAAGCCTAACAAAGCAAATAAGCCTTATTGGATTAATCAGCCCAACACTCTCATCCAATTACTTTTCAGCAGGCTCGACAACACGCCAAAGGACAGCAGCAAGTGCACCACCCACCAATGGACCTACGATGAAGATCCACAGATTACTCAATGCCGCAACAGGACCGCCGGCAAACTGTGCGAAGACAGCAGGACCGAAAGAACGTGCTGGATTAACGGATGTACCTGTGTAACGGATGCAAGCAAGGTGTACAAGGATAAGTGACAAGCCGATTGCCAGACCTGCAAAATTGTTTGTTGCACCGTTAGTCTTTGAGGTTGCACCCAACACAACGAGTACAAACACACAAGTAAAAATAATCTCAGCCAGCAGACCACCTGCTACACTGATGCCATCCTGCAAACCATTGGCACCCAGACCGGCACCGGCTGTGGCAAAGCTGCTGTCAGAACTGGGAACAAGGAGGAACAATAACGCTGCACCGATCAAGCCGCCGAGGAACTGAAACACAACATACATAAGGCAATCCTTTGCACTCATACGACCGCTAAGGAACACGCCTAAGCTAATGGCAGGGTTGATATGGCAGCCGGATATACCACCAATAGCGTATGCCATTGCTACTACAGAAAGACCAAATGCCATTGCTGTACCAACTACTGCAGCCTGATTATTAACCGGGTCGCAACCCAAAGATACCGCTGCACCACAGCCCATAAGGACTAATATCATTGTGCCGATCATTTCGGCTAAATACTTCTTCATAACTCTCTACAATTAAGTTAATTTTATTCTACATTTAATCAAATGCCTTTAAACGGGTTAATTCTTCATAAGAACGCAAGCGTTAACGATTTATTATACCAGTCCGATACTTTTTGAAATAATCGTTTTATATCTGACAAACAGACCCTTAATCAGCAAAAAACACTACCTTTGCAGAAAACAATCAGTACTCAGCAAAAAGAAACTGTACCAAAAGCTGAGATTACAATAAGGAAAAAGAACAGAAAACAACATGAAGTACAAGATGATTGTGCTGGATTTGGACGGCACTCTGACAAATAACAAGAAGGTTATCACCCCTCGCACAAAACAAGCTCTTATGCAGGCACAGGCAGCTGGAGTGCATGTCGTACTGGCGTCTGGGCGTCCTACTTATGGAATTATCCCTTTAGCAAAAGAATTGGAACTAAAAGAAAACGGAGGTTTCATCCTCGCCTTCAACGGAGGAAAGATAATCGACTGCGCTAACAACAAGGTTATTTTTGAACAGAAACTGGATGAACAGCTCGTCCCATTGCTCTACGAAGAAGCTGTGAAAGCTGGAATGGAAATACTGACTTACCAAGGAGAGGGCATTGCTGCTACCAACAAGGACGACAAGTATGTACAGGAGGAGGCGTTCATCAACAAGATGCCCGTCATGCAATATGACGATTTCCTCAACCAGTTGGTCTACCCTATTAACAAGTGTCTGATTGTCGGCAATCCCACTCCACTCCATGAACTGGAATTACGATTAGCAAAAGAACTGGAAGGAAAGATGGAAGTGTATCGCTCTGCCGATTTCTTCCTTGAGTGTGTACCGCTCGGCATCGACAAGGCACGCTCCCTTGACCGACTTATCGCTTCACTCGGCATTCGCCGGGAAGGGATTATAGCCTGTGGAGACGGCTATAACGACCTCAGTATGATTCGCTTTGCAGGGCTCGGCGTTGCCATGGCAAATGCAGCTGAAGACATCCAAAGCGAGGCTGATTTCGTTACATCATCGAATGAAGAAGATGGTGTGGCACACGTCGTCGAGCACTTTATTCTTTCCCCGGAGAATGTCGATTAAGCTCGTATTCAACTATCAATAACGAATTCTTTTCATGATGAGAAATATTTTTCTTCATGAACATAAATATTTTTTTTCGTGAAAAGAAATATTTTTTTTCATGAAAAGAATTCGGCAACAACCCAAATCAAACCTTTCCGAACAATCATTTTGGACTACCATTTTCCATCATAAGACGTCTTAGAAACAACATAGTCGCCTGTAAACGTTCTATCATATCACCCATTACTCCAAGCCACCCTTTCTGGTATGGCTTGGGCTCAAGATACCTTTCAACAAGAACGTAGCATTCTGATTACGTGCTACTCCCTCCGTAATCTTATAAGAATAAGTGATATTCTCGCCTAACTCTATCTCGAAGCAATAGTTATGGAAACGCCCTGTGTATTCCTCTTCCATCTTTGAAAGCTCAAGGTCATGGGTAGCAATAACGCCCGTTACATTGCGCTCAGCGATATACTGTAGGAAAAGACGTGAGCCATTCAGCTTATCGAGTGAGTTTGTTCCCTTCAAAATCTCATCCAAAATAATCAGGCTTGGCACATCGTCACGCAACGAGCCTAACAGCTTCTTCAAACGAAGCAATTCTGCATTAAAGTAAGAGATACCATGCGTGAGGTCATCCGTAGTGCGCATACTCGTAAAAAGATGGAACACCGATACCTTCAACTGATTAGCAAAGACTGGCAAACCGTTCATAGCCAAGAGGTAATTGATGCCCAACGAGCGCAGGAAGGTACTCTTGCCTGCCATATTCGCACCCGTGATAATATAATACTCATGGTCGAGGATATTGAAGTCGTTTGCCACAGCCTGCTCGCCGAGGAAAGGATGATAAAGACCTTTCGCTTCATAAACCACCTTGTCATCCTCGATGATTTCAGCCTGTACAGCCTTGTCTTCATTCAAGCGATAGTTGCCCATTGACACCAGTGCATCAAAGAGATTCAAGGTGTCAACCCACTTGTTTGTACGCTGTTCATAAGCATGCTGCCAGCGCAGGAAGAGCCTTACGATGGTAACGTCTATCAAGGCAAAGCTGTTGAAAACGAACACACCTATCTCGTTACTCCTGTTATCAATCTTTTGTAGGATAAGTCCTAACTGTTCAAAAGATTCTACTGCGCCCGAAAGTTCTTCTTTCAAAGCCTGAAGTTCAGCCGACTTAAACTCAATGCTGTTAATCAACTTCAATACTTGCAAGTAGCCATCTACCTGTGTATGTACCTTTGCTATCAGCTCGGAAATAACACGCATGTGCTTATGCCCGCTAAGGAAGGAGAACATAAAGTTGAACATTCCCCACCACACGGGCAGCAAGGATGGAACCAATCCCATGATAGAAAGGACGATACTCACGTAGAAACCAAGCAGGTCAGCATAACAGAAATAACGAAACAGCGGACTGTGGAAGACCTTTGGGAAGGTCTGATGATGAACAGCTGTCAGTGCTTTCAACACCTCTTCCGTATTGATACGCTCCTTAACGCCCAAAGATTTGAACTCAGACAGGAATGTTTCCTCTTGTCCCAGTTCGTCAACAGCTTCCGTTCTCCGTCGAATCTGCCCGACAAGTTCTTCTCTCTTTGCACTTCCCCATTCCGTAGACAGACAGGCTGCCAAACGGTCACTGCCACCCGTTGAGATACTACGGTTCATCCTTTGGAACAGCGAACCTGTACCGAAGACATCCATATCGAAGGTATAGGAATGTTGCGGACAGACATATTGCTCGCCAGCTTCAAAGCCCGAGAAATTACCATGCTGATAGTCTATCTCATTCTGATAAACCTGCAGCAACGCTTCCCCGGCTTTTATCTTGCGGTCGTTCCGCACATCAAGACGCCGGATGTAAAGATATAAAAACAATGCAGCCAAGGCACAAAGAAGTGCCCAGGCTGCATTATCCAATAAGGTGTAGAGAACTACAAATCCTATTGCAAGTAAAAAAGAACCTATCTCCGTCAGGATAAAAGCCCGACTATGATTGCGGAGAGAGATGAGCATCCTGCCTGTCTCCTCTGCCTTCTGCTGATATAAAACAGTCAAATCTTTATTCATAACGCAAATAAGTAATAAACTGAAGCTGCATCAACGTGTTACAACTTCTTTACACACACGTCCGTCGCTGTACTTCACAATGTTGATACCCTTCTGTGGAGTCGTAATACGACGACCGTCAAGTGTGTAGCGTGCTGTTTCAACAACAGTCTCTTTTCCTTCTGAAACAGAAGAGATAGCAGTGGTATTGGCAGGAGAAATAGTGCACTTTGCTGCATTCTCAATTTGTCCTGTCTTGATGTTAATCAGCAATACACAGACTTTCAGCTTTGCC of Prevotella fusca JCM 17724 contains these proteins:
- the pgeF gene encoding peptidoglycan editing factor PgeF — its product is MIKPVLHYFNLADEVVSFSTTRHGGVSKGQLATLNINPHRGDEPSAVAENLQAVAAEIGVEADKIIRLHQIHETHCLTVTDDFLQLSAAEQYEMEEGKDAVVTDCRNVCIGVHTADCVPVLFYDPVHRAIGAAHAGWRGTVKRIVQHMLRKMTKLYGTDPKELKAVVGPCISQKNFEVGQEVYDAFAAAGFPMERIARMYEKWHIDLPLCNQLQLEELGVPSANILQSAICTYDNASDFFSARILKEGFGTIYTGIALK
- the obgE gene encoding GTPase ObgE, with the protein product MADSNFVDYVKIYCRSGKGGRGSMHLRHVKYNPNGGPDGGDGGKGGSVYLRGNHNYWTLLHLKFQRHIYAEHGGNGGRDKCHGTDGKDVYIDVPCGTVVYDAETGKYVCDVMHDGQTVMLLKGGRGGLGNFQFRTSTNQAPRYAQPGEPMQEMTVILELKLLADVGLVGFPNVGKSTLLSSLSSAKPKIANYPFTTMEPSLGIVSYRDNQSFVMADIPGIIEGASEGKGLGLRFLRHIERNSLLLFMVPGDTDDIKREYEILLNELQQFNPEMLDKHRVLAVTKCDLLDEELIEMLRETLPTDLPVVFISAVTGQGIDELKDVLWKELNAESNKLQDIIAEDTLVHRDKDMTRFAAELAAEDADIDDVEEVGIDELDEVDDLEDFEYTDD
- a CDS encoding adenylate kinase; its protein translation is MKNIVIFGAPGAGKGTQSDKMIEKYDFGHISTGDVLRNEIKNGTELGKTAKGYIDNGQLIPDELMIDILASVYDGFGKEHKGVIFDGFPRTIPQAEALKKMLAERGHSIAAMIELFVPEDELMKRLLLRGQQSGRSDDNEETIKKRLNVYNNQTSPLIDWYESEKIHHHVEGLGTVEEIFARIESVIDAI
- the hpt gene encoding hypoxanthine phosphoribosyltransferase, which produces MSRVTIKDKTFDISIPEAKILERVKLVADRINKDFEGKTPLFLAVLNGSFMYASDLMKNINIPCEISFVKLASYQGTTSTGTIKEIIGLNEDIRGREVIIVEDIVDTGATMMRMLESLGTREPAGLHITTLLLKPGKLTVPLNIEYAAIEIPNDFIVGYGLDYDQEGRNLRDIYTLVQE
- a CDS encoding bifunctional ADP-dependent NAD(P)H-hydrate dehydratase/NAD(P)H-hydrate epimerase, whose amino-acid sequence is MKIFTSAQIHELDRYTIEHEPIKSVDLMERAAKAITRAITEEWTTHTPVVVFAGPGNNGGDALAVARLLINEGYKVSTFLFNITNHLSDDCVTNRQRLLEGKHAKDFTEITAKFDPPELTADTLVIDGLFGSGLNKPLAGGFASLVKYINQSPAKVVSIDVPSGLMAEDNTYNVRANIIHATLTLTLHEKKLSFLFSDAQQFIGRVKVLDIRLSQEYIQKTEAQYYVLEESDIRSRLLHRDDFAHKGDMGNALVIAGSYGMSGAAILTTRACLRSGVGKVTVHTPKKNYDIMQVSVPEAILQMDHEETAFTEAVDTDDFDALAIGPGLGRQEPTAIAMIAQIRRAQCPIIADADALNILASHRAWMQQLPKGIIMTPHAKELDRLTGSPANADFERLHRTRELARSLQAYIILKGHNSALCLPNGNVIFNSTGNSGMATAGSGDVLTGIITALLARGYHQQNACMAGMYLHGLAGDLAAKDLGKESLVAGDIINYLPKAFMLLDD
- a CDS encoding class II fructose-bisphosphate aldolase, whose product is MAVDYKKLGLVNTRDMFKRAIDGGYAIPAFNFNNLEQLQAIIKASSDLKSPVILQVSKGARKYANQTLLRYLAEGAVEYAKELGCNHPEIALHLDHGDSFETCKSCVDFGFSSVMIDGSALPYEENIALTKKVVEYAHQFDVTVEAELGVLAGVEDDVVAEVSHYTKPEEVVDFATRTGCDSLAISIGTSHGAYKFTPEQCTRDPKTGRLVPPPLAFDVLAAIEKQLPGFPIVLHGSSSVPQEYVDIINEHGGKMPNAVGIPEEQLRKAAKSAVCKINIDSDSRLAFTAGVRQTFDEHPEYFDPRQYCGKAREYMEDLYKHKITDVLGSENKLANLD
- a CDS encoding MIP/aquaporin family protein, producing the protein MKKYLAEMIGTMILVLMGCGAAVSLGCDPVNNQAAVVGTAMAFGLSVVAMAYAIGGISGCHINPAISLGVFLSGRMSAKDCLMYVVFQFLGGLIGAALLFLLVPSSDSSFATAGAGLGANGLQDGISVAGGLLAEIIFTCVFVLVVLGATSKTNGATNNFAGLAIGLSLILVHLACIRYTGTSVNPARSFGPAVFAQFAGGPVAALSNLWIFIVGPLVGGALAAVLWRVVEPAEK